The DNA region TGAGGTCCTGTTGAATTGTTGAAGCAGATTTAGTCACAAGTTGACTGGATATTTTCTTGCCATAAGACAAATACTCATGAGTTCTAACAGTGAAACCGAAGAATGTAAAAACACCATATACATGTACATACACATgtaacaaaaagtaaaaaaccaACAAGAGCTTAGGATCTTTAAAATCTCGATCACATATACTTCTTCTCAACAACTTGCTTGAGTTGTTCAATTTTGGCAATAAGCTCAGGATGCATAAGGTCCTTGGCTTCCTTCACTAAACTCCCTTCTCTACTGAAATGATACGCCTCCAGCACCGTCTTTATCAAGCTCTGCAAATGCTCAGGCGTCCTACACAGAAACATCCTCAGATTCCATTTCTATAGTATGAAAACTCAGTTCTAGTTTTCTGTGTCCTTACGTGTATAAGTAGTCAACATCAGTCCCTTCAAGCTCATCCCCAGGGGTAAAAGCGTCTTGTAGAGCGCTCACCTGTTCCTCAGGATCCTCTATGGATAGCAGATACTTGAGTATTCGCACCTCTTTAGGCATAAGCCTCTGCAGATTCCCTCTGGCCGTAACGTACAAATGATACAATATGTCTTTCACCTGtcaagaaacaaataaatacCAGATGACTTCAAAGTAAGATTTCATCCAatgaaaaaatgtaaaatcatCACATTTAGTACCTCATCTTTCATCATGTTGGATTCCTTTGCAGCAGACCAAGCTTTTGTGATCATAAGAACCAAAGCCGAGTCGAGCTGATTCTTCTCAGCCAAACTGTCAATCTTTCTGCAGGCAGCATCAAGAGAAGGTGAATTGATTATGTCATTCAGCTTCATTTCCGCGGCGTTTAGTGCATCAATACTTTCTGTTGAAGTGTCATAAGCTTGTACAGCCGCTATACACAATTTCCCCAGTGATGCAAGagctttcagaaaaaaaaaacaaaaatcagtacACGCTGTTTCAACCAAAAACAAACAGGTAAAAAAAAGGAATTTTACCAGTCTGCTCATCCGGATTGTCATAGTAGGACTCGGCAACAGTGTGCAAATGGTCGAAAAACTCGTTAGTGAAATCTTTACGTCGCCTGGCAACAAGTTGGCCAATGTCAGCAGGTGACGTCGTCTTGATGACATTTAAAAGCTCATTGTGCCTTTGAATGTCTTCATCAACCTCCTTGAGCTTTCTTGCGAGACGAAGAACCTTGTGCTTCATCTCAGGGTTATCATCCTCGGAATCAGCTCGTTCCCGACACCTTTTGTAGAAATTGGGACGGATGCTATCCCACTCTTTGCTGAAAGCTAGCAGCTTTCGCCAATCAGATGGCGAGGGCTTGTCAACCATGAAAACCTCAATCAGCTTGTCGCAAACTTTGACCATCTTCTGCTCATCTACCACCACCACACTTTCGTCTTTCTTCTCTTTAGGCGTTACAACACTTTTATCATCCACAACAGCCGAAACGGCGAACCGGTGAGGTCTTTTATTCTTCGAGTTTAGGATATAACCTACCAAGTGTGGTAGCAAACAAGGCCATATAAAATTATCTAATCTCCCAATAACATTGATTGCATCGAAAATCTTGGGATTTTTAAGCAATCGAAACAAGAATTGGTATAGATAAACCCTTAAGAATGAAGTACATAGAAAAACTTATACGGCTTACCTTGTCCGATTTGAAGCGCACGAGTAGTGAGTCGCACATGACTTCCGGCACAAAAGGAAGGAGCTCCAAATTCTACGGAGCGAAAGCTAGAAACCGCAAAAGAGCAAGTAACAGAAACCATTTTCTTTCAGAGATGGATAGAGAGGGTTTTAGCTGGATGGAGatgggaaagaaaaaaaaagaatggttCCCTTTTGGTCTACTGGTTTTGATTAccagaaataaaaagaaaaaaaagagatggtAAAGAAGTGAGCATTATTGACAATGACGTCTATGAAATATTCTTTCAACTTCGTGTGGGTCTTTCTTGATACACTTCACTTTCTACACTCAGCCCAATCAGACGGCCCAACTGGATCAatgctagttttttttttgtcaacggaTCAATGCTAGATAATATCTCAAAAGACAAAATCTATCAACtatcttagataaaaaatattactaaattaattCACATCAAAAACTCATAACTCAACTTAGTATAGAAAGACACTGAACCAACAAAATAAAGTTATTTACCTCTATGACATTCTTTTTAGTAAATAATACTCCTTTGCTctgataaaataaatgtttagcaaaaaaattatttcacaaaaatagattttttatgttttctacgAAGAAACTTTTAATttgaagaaaattaattaaatctaTTGAATTActattgtttaaaaattattaaaattgatacatacatatataagacaatatatttattagaatgatttaatgtaatttcttaatatgtgtgaaaacactaaaattttgtttttatggaATGGAGGTAGTAAATAAACTTTAGTTCCAAACTAAATTAATTGGAAATTATCCAAAAATGATCCAAAATTAGAATTTGaatgaaaatatatactttaaattcattcaaatacaaaagtatctaaaaggaaaagaagagagaggagCGAGAAAATGCTCTCAAACAACCCCAAGTGGGTTTAAGTTTGGTTTATTGAGAAGTGTGTACCGAAGACCTTTCTTGGGTTAGTGGGAGTAGTTACAACACGTTTCTAAAAGAATTACAAGCAATCGCcttctttattaatatatactcTGCTCTTTCGGTGGGATAATTTAAGAGTTTCTATCTACCTGTTCTTTGTCTTGAATGTTGGGTAGGTGAGAAGAGTGAAAGTTCCAGAAATACAACGATTAAATCCTAGAGTTTGAGATGTCGGTTGCTATGGATAGGGCCTTAATGGCTCTTTCacttgatgatgaagaagaagctctgTTCGTCATGTCGGATCTTCCAGAGTTCAGCTCGGCGGAGGAAAACGCACTAAGCATAATGGGGAGGGCTCTGAATCCAGAATGTCAAAGGATGTCGGGTCTTATCTTAACTATGCAAAGGAAGTGGCAGAAAGAATGAAGGGTAAGAGGTATTGCCCTGTCGAAAGAAAAATTTAAGTTCATCTTCAAGACAGAACACGATCTTCTGGATGTTCTTGAGAAGGGAATTCAAACATACAACGAATGGGCTTTGGTACTGGAAAGGTGGGTGGAAAACTCTCCGGATGATTATCTTCAGTTTGTTCCGATCTGGGTACAAATCAGCCAGATTCCGGTGAATTATTACAATATCAAGGCGCTAACGACGTTGGGGGATTTGGTGGGGAAAACAAAGGTGGTTGATTTTGACCCTTCAAAACAATCACTCAAAAGTTTGTGAGGGTTCAAGTCTTGTTCTTTCTAACCTCCTCAAGAAATCTCGGGTTCTTGACATTGGAGGAGGAAAGACGGCTACTGTCTTATTCCACTACGAAAAAGTACAGAAAAAGTGCTTCTCTTGTCAGCGCCTAAATTATGAGAAGGTGGTCTGTCATATGGAGGTGAGGAAAAGGCAGGAGATCGCGAAACATTGAAGGGAGAATAAGATGGAGGAATTACGCAAAACTGCCCCTCTGATCAACAGAGATGATCCTCTCTTTGGAGTCCTTGAGGAGTCTCAGATTGGGTTGAACCCTCTCACAGGGAGACCGAAAATCGCTAAAGAAGTATTGGAAGGGATGAGATTATACTTGCTGGCTGAGGGGGGAGAAGACAGAGCAGTGAAAGTTGATCGTTTACAAAGAACGATTAAAGAAGCAGAACAAAACCCAGACTCTCGTAAAGCTCTGCTCAGTCTGTAACCGGTTCCGGTGCTTACACTATATCTCAACAAAGGCAAAGATCATGTCTTCGactacatggagaatgataAGGGAGGACGCGAGCTGGTTCCGTTTGCCAATCCTAACAAGCTGCTAGAAGGAGCGATCAATGCCTATAAGCCCAATTGTGGCTTAAATCTTTCATTCGAGGATGACTGGGGATCTGGAGATAGCTCCTCTGCAAGTATAACAGGATTCCTTTCTGATAATCCTTCGGTATTTAAGACTGGGTCCTTTGGACCTGGCTCTTCCGGGATTATCAAAAAGCGCTGTGCACCACGTAGGAGGCCACCAAAGTTCATCAGGAGAGCCAGAGCACAATTAGGGGAGGCTAGTCTGCAGGAATTGAGCTGGAATTGCCAGGGCTTGGGGCGGCCTCAAGGTCTGACAATTCAACGTCTTCGGGAGATGCGTAAAAAACAGTTTCCGGAGATCATGTTCTTGATGGAGACAAAACACTGTCGTAAGGTTTTAGTAGATCTACAAGTATGGATGGGGTATGATAAGGTTGTTACTGTCGAGCCATGTGGGCTATGTGGTGGTCTTGCTTTATTTTGTAAGAAGAATGTCAGGGTGGATGTAATATTTTCGGATAAAAACTTAATAGACTGTTCTGTTCAGTATGGtgaaaaaaatttctttttgtcTTGTGTGTATGGTGAACCTTCGAATGATGGCCGGAGTGTTGTTTGGGAAAGGCTTATCAGGAAAGGGGTTAATCGTGCAGGAGCTTGGTGTTTGATAGGGGACTTCAATGAGATTCTCAATAACTCGGAGAAGATTGGAGGTCCTAGAAGAGCTGATTCTTCCTTTCAAGATTTTAACGAGATGCTTAATATTTGCAATATGGAAGAGTTAACCAGCAGGGGAGATCGGTTCGCTTGGAGTGGTCAGAGATGCAAGAAATGGATTCAATGCTGTCTTGATAGAAGCTTTGGAAACAAGGCTTGGTTAAGTGAATTTCCAGCATCTAATAAAACCTTTTTGGATAAACGAGGCTCGGATCATAGACCAGTTTGGTTGAATTTTAGTGCAACTCCAGATGTGTTTAAAGGCCAATTCAGGTTTGATAAGAGGTTTATCCATCAACCGGAGTCCAGACAAGAAGTCATCGTGGAATGGTCTGCGCGGAGGCATGGACCTCCTCTCAATGTCTCGCAAAAAATAAGGAATTGCAGAAATGTGCTGAGCcgatggaagaagaagaaaacgttTAATGCCAAAGATAAAATCAATTTATTGCAAGAGAGATTGGAATGGCTTCAGTCGAGGCCTTAGTCGTGCTGGTATATGGTCAACTTGGTTAAGAGAGACTTAGTTCGAGCCTACAAGGAGGAAGACTTATTTTGGAGACAAAGGAGCAGAGAGAAGTGGTTAAATCGTGGTGACCGGTACACTAAGTTCTTCCATTCCTCGGTGAAGATGAATAGATCAAGAAAACAAATTGTTAAGCTGAAAAACAGCAGAGGCCAAGATCAGTGGTCGGAGGGAGCCAAAGCTGAGGTTGCATTGGATTACTTCATGGATCTGTTTCAATCCTCTAACCCAAGATCGTATGGACCTATCTTTCAGAGCATGCTTCCAAGAGGTACAGACGAGATGAATGAGGTGCTCACTTCAGAAGTATCTGCAGAGGAAGTTAGGGAAGCCATGTTCTCGATCAACCCTGATAGTGCCCCCGGGCCAGATGGTATGATGGGATTGTTTTTCCAAACCTTTTGGAAAGACATTGGAGAGCAGGTTACAAAGGAAATTCTGGATGTATTCTTGTCGGGTGTAATGCCTCAAGATTGGAATTTCACATATCTTTGTTTGATTCCAAAGATCCAAAACCCGGAGTTTACGTCAGATTTGAGGCCGATAAGCCTATGCTCTGTGATGTACAAATGTGTCTCTAAGATTTTTGTCAGACGCCTTCAACCCTGGCTGCAGAAGATAGTATCGGTGAATCAGTCGGTTTTTGTCAGCGAGAGGCACATCTCTGACAACATCATCGTTGCCCACGAATCAGTCCATGCTTTGAAATCCCATATCTCCATTGATAAGGAATTCATTGCAGTAAAAACGGACATGTCGAAAGCATATGATCGGGTGGAGTGGTCATATTTGAGAAGCTTACTGTTAGCGCTAGGATTCTGTGAGCAATGGGTAGGCTGGATGATGATGTGTATTTCCTCGGTCTCCTTTGTGGTACTTATGAATGACCAACCCTTCGGTCTCATCACTCCTCACCGGGGTTTGCGTCAGGGGGACCCCTTGTCGCCATTTCTTTTAGTCCTATGCACGGAGGGTCTAACACACCTCCTTGATGTGGCGGAAAGAAATGGAATTCTCAGTGGCTTGCAGTTTTCCGGTGAAGGTCTGGCTATTCATCATCTCttatttgctgatgatagcTTGTTCATGTGTAAAGCGTTGTTGAATCAAGTGGAGGCTCTCAATAAAATTCTGAAGTTCTATGGTGAGGCGACAGGACATGTCATAAATCTACAAAAATCCTCGATATCTTTTGGAGCTCATATTGAACATGACTTGAAGGAGCAAATTCAGAAGACTTAGGGGATTTACAATTAAGGTGGTGCCAGCAAATATCTTGGTATACCCGAGTGTTTCTCTGGATCAAAATTAGAGCTGTTATCTTACTTGAAGAGGACAAAACACAAGTGAGATTGGAGAGCTGGTATCTACGGCATTTATCACAAGCAGGCAAGGAAGTTCTCCTAAATTCTACGGCTTCTGCACTGTCAGTGTTCCCGATGTCGTGCTTCAAACTGCCgaaaactctaatctctaagcTAACTAGTCTCATGTCCAATTTTTGGTGGGGATCGGAGGCTCATCTGAGGAAGATTCATTGGGTTGCTTGGGACAAGATGTGCCTACCGAAGGAAGATGGAGGGTTAGGATTCAGGGATCTTGAATGCTTCAACCAAGCGCTATTGGCGAAAAAAGCAGTGAGCATTCTTCTTAGACCGAATGCCTTGGTCTCCAAGTTTCTGGCTAGTAGATATCTCCCTGACGGGAAATTTCTATCGGCTTCGATGGGAACACAACCTTCTTTTGCTTGGAGAAGTTTGATGCATGGGAGAGACCTCCTAGCTGAAGGTTTGATTCACCGTGTCAGAAATGggaaaaaaacaagggtgtgGATTGACAAATGGATAGATTATCCGGTTGAAGGTTATAGAGTGCCGTGGAGAAAGAATTACTTCTTTGATGTTAACCTTATGGCTGACTCACTCATTGATCAGGCTTCTAGAAGATGGAACTTAAATGTTTTGAATGATCTGTTTGTTCCAGGAGATGTCGAATTGATCTGTCGCCATCAGTCGGTAGTTTGTAAGGAAGATTTTCACTTGTGGAAGTTCAACAAGAATGGTCTCATTACGGTGAAATCAGTCTATTGGTTAGCTTCTTCAAAGAAATCAGAACAGTATCTTAGAGAGGTGATGTGCCTACCGTCGATCAATCCACTCAAAGAGAAAATATGGAAAACCCTTGCTgctccaaaaataaaaatctttctgTGGAAAGTGTTAAGTGATGCTCTGCCGGTTGAAGCACTTATCAGAGGCAGGGGAATTAAAGTGGAAGGACTATGTCAGATATGTGGCTATGAGGATGAAACCATCAATCATCTTCTGTTTAGCTGAACATATGCTAGACATATATGGGGGCTCTCAGATATTCCTAATCCGGAGAATGGGTTCCACCGGTCATCAATATATGTTAACATCAGCTATTTGTTGCAGCTGAAAAAACCAAGAGCTGGATACCCTGATCTGATCAGACAATGGCCCTGGATATTGTGGTCAATATGGAAAGCAAGGAACAAATTTCTGTTTCAGGGTCAAAATTTCTCTCCAATGGAAGTGATGAACAAAGCTAAATAGGATGAGGAAGAATGGAGGATGGCCCAAGAAGTGGAAGTGGATCTTAACCAAATAGAGGTGGAGGCTcggccaaaaaaacaaaaacgttgGAAGCCTCCGCCATCTAATTGGTTGATGTGCAATATTGCTTTTGACTGGTGTGAATCTAGGAATCTGTTGGGGACAGCTTGGGTGCTAAGAAATGAGAGAGGTGTGGTGGTGAGTCACAGCAGGCGTGCCTTCTCGAATATCTTGTCTAAAGATGCTGCCAAATTGCAagtgattctatgggtggtagAAAGTATGTGCAGTATGCGATACAACAGAGTGGTGTTTGCGGGGGGAGTTTGAAGAACTTTTTGGTGCAGTGAATCGACCGGAAGCCTGGCCTTCCTTGTCGTTCCAGGTGGGAGAGATTCTCATGGAAGCTGCAGAAATTAGAGAAACTAGATGGTAAGTGGTTTCTAGAGGTCAAAATAGAGGAGCAACTTTCATAGCGCAAAGTGTTACCAACCAAGGACTGACGCAATCGTACGTTTGCGAGAAGTCAAGTCATCCGAATTGGTTATTTGAACTCTTTGTTAATGAAAGTCGTGGCCGCTAATTCTTTTGGTAGGTTCAGGATGTGGCCTGGTTTGGTATAGGCTTAAGGTCTCTTTTTGGTGCTTTACTGCAGTCTGTGCAGAGCGTATTAGCCTATAGACTAGAATGATCTTGATCTCTCGGTTGTAAATGACTTTTTAATGTTGAAGGAATGAATCAACGATTTCCCGGGGAAAAAAGTATCTAAAAGGATGATGAGATTATAATTACTACATTATGACTAATCAAAAAATCtgtaaatactttttttattatatcCCTAAAAATTATTCTACAAACAATGAAATATTCTCCAGAAGACTTATCCATATATTAATCTTAAAATTAAGTTATAAAAtgttgataaaatattttaatgaaaaaataaatataaatcatgtatatgaaaattttataccatgtaaatttaaatttaatacaaCATGTCTCCTATATAAGAAAATGAGAGTTAATAATTAGGATTCTTAACAACAAAACACCgcaaactaaatttattttggttcaaaattcttaaattaattatttaacgTAAAATCCTGCAGAACTTACTTTATTAAAGAATTAGACCTTCAATATACAGTCTAGGAGATTTTGcattaaaaacaacaaaaagtaataaatgaattaaattTGTTCTTAAATCCacgctatatatatatatatatatatatatatatatttttggattttaaccGAAcatcaatgtatatatatatacaatatttttgtgaaatgttacaatatttttggaaataaaaataattatctagtTTACCAAACCAGATTTCAAAAGTAAACGAAACACTAATTCaacaaactaaaatacaaaaaagaagATACAATTAgatgttaaattttaaaattattaatttgatgaaaaacaagaaaatggaATTATATACTTTTGTTTGAAAAATCCATATACACATTTGCATATATGTGATTATAATATCCAtcattcttaaaataaaaacaacatgtctatgtaaataaaaatgaaaattagcaCCTGCGCGGTTGCGCGGATCCAAGCCtagtaataatttaaaatatattataagcCAAGATTAccaattttataaatgtatttataattcttataaatgatttgtaaatcatatatgaacttacaagaaaataatagttattataataattaatatacaaatgtaatgttttaaataagaatataaaatcattatatcgATTTCTGTAAATTGTTTGTCGTTtcttattttacatattttataaatataataattgatcAACATTAATactctttttataatttaataacttagttaccataaatcaatgttagtaatattatatagattatTTGGCAAGtgatattaattgtttatacaCTTACCTTTTTAGagctaattaaaataaataaaaattaaaaatcgtagaccaatcaaattatttgatttaaagAGTTCACCAATGATCAACACGTAAACAAAAATCACTTAAGtgatttctcaattaatatatagagggATAGTAGGATAGTGGgatgaagttttaaaatatattttataaactaatttataagcTTATATAAACGACTCACAACCtctcataataattttaaatatatgataagctaagataaacaattttataaatgcatttataatattataaatgatttgtaaaaaatatatgaaatttttttaaaatatagttattataataatttatataaaaatataatatttttaataagactataaaatcattatattgatttatataaattgtttgtcatttattattttatgtatttttataaatataaattgatcAACATTAATATTCTttctataatttcaaaaattagttaccataaatcaTTGATTGTAATATTATGTAGATTATTTGGCAAGtgatattaattggttatagaattaccttttcttttttagacctaatgaaaataaataaaaattaaaaatcatcgacCAATctaattataacaattttttaagaTTTCACCTATGATCGACACGTAAacaaaaatcagttaagtgacttcttaattaatatatagtggGATTGGTtgatcatttttaatttttatttatttttaatccaCATAACGTTACAAATAATTATTGTTTATGGTAGTTAATTACTGAAATTATAGAAAGACGTAATAATGTgatcaattttttatatttataaactacataaaataacaaacaaaaaagtttattataatttatataatgcttttatattcatatataaagccttatatttgtatataaagtattataataACTGTTAATGTCTGATATAGTTCatacatgttttataaattatttataaaattataaatatattttttaaattattttattttatcttatcttatcatttgttttaaaatattataagagaTTGTAAGTTAATTTATACAAgcttatatattagtttataaaatctattttgaaatttcattatattaaatgagaacTCACTTAATTGATTTTTCTTAGGTGTCTAtgagtttaagaaaaaatattataatttgatttgaGAAAATGACTAATATAGCactaaaccaagtttttgttCCCAAACTAGCATCCAAGATctaaaatcacaaaaatagaTTTCATTAAAGGAGTCATTTACATTTATGTCCTCTCcttagaataattaaaaaaatagaaattccAAAATCAATTATCGGAGACTATCTCCGACGTTTGCTTCGCCatccactctctctctctctctctctctctctctctctctcctctctctctctctctctctctctctctctctcctctctctctctctctctctctctctctctctctctctctctctctctctctctctctctctctctctctctctctctctctctctctctctctctctctctctctctctctctctctctctctctctctctctctctctctctcttattcaATCTACTGCTATCGAAGTTTTTGGCTTTTGACTGATTTGATTCTACTTTTTGGCTGATTGCAATCTTTGCGAGGTTGAATTTGAGATCTTTTCAGCTTTTAGCTTGTTTGGATTTAATGTGTTTGGTTTTAGCATGTTCTCTTGTTGAGCCTAGATCTGTGTATGAATCAGAGTTTTAATAGTATGTGTTATCATTTCGGTAGATGACTTACGTTGAGAAGCGAAAGGACCTGGGAACAAGTGCGCCACTGCCCCTATATCTCGAACATCAATCTTCGAAGGACCTGTtttaaaacagaagaaaaagaaaaaaatatttaagtgaGAAATAAGTAAAAGACAAGAAAACCGTAGGAAACTTGACATATTTACGAGTTTTACCTGGTTCTATTCGGCTATAACCGATCTAAATTGAAGAGCGaaacctaaaccataaatcattgATAAATCgaagaaaccaaaccaaatcaacCTGGTTCAGCTAATTTTGAATCGGTTCCATCCATCTATTTACTTAACCGTTTTCCATAAACCCTTCAGTTTCTTCGATTTCTTTGTGCCGCCTTCTTCCCCCCTTTTCCCCATTTTCGAACCCTAGAAACCCAAATCAATTTTCCGTTCCATTCAACTTGCTCTCTCTTTGGTTGGGAAGTTCCGTAGATCGAAGATGGTTGAAACAAGAGGAGGAGGGAAGAGGAAAGAGATTCCGAGAAAAGAAGCAGAGAGtaagacaaagaagaaaaaaacggTGAAAACGAAGGAGACAGCGGAAGAATCTTCGACGGCGCCGATGAACTACCTCTTGGAAGCTGCAGCGGCTGTTGTGTCTGAAGGGAACAAAGGTGCGCCGGAAACGGAAACTGAAGTTCTGCCAGTTCCGCCGtcagtggaagaagaagaggaagctaatgtggaagaagaagaggaagacggcGACCCAGACGGCCAGGAAAACGCCGAGGAAGACGGCGAGGAAGACGAGGAAGACGGCGAGGACGACGAGGAAGACGACGATGGTGAGAAAGAAGGCTCCGACGACGAGGAAGACGGCGATGGTGAGAAAGAAGGCTCTGACGAGGAAGACATCGAGGGAACAAAGAACGACGAGGAAGACGGCGATGGTGAGAAAGAAGGCTCCGAGGAGGACAAAGAGGCGCATGAAAGTGGAGAGGACGAGGCGCGTGAAAGCGGAGATGGCAAAGATGCGTCTGCATCGGATGTAAACGGTGACGAGGGTTTAGGAGACAAGGATAAAGACATGGAGGAGGAAACAGCAGCACCAGAGTCCACACCAGAGGtcgaagaagagagagagacggaTGAGGtaagaatttagaatttaagaaTCGATTATGGTGAAGGAAAACTAGGGAGTTATGAGTATAACTGTATGGAACAACTGTAAAACTAGTAATACTAAAGAATTAAAAACTAGTAATACTAGGGAGTCTAACTTACAACTGCTAGAACTAACATTATTGATAAAACTAGTAATACTTAGGTATACAAAGAAAACTAGGAGTATAAAACTAGTAATACTTAAACTCGAATAAGGAATACTAGGAGTTATGGATATAGGAGTTATGTATAACTTGGTAAAACAATATTGAATCACTGACGTACAACTACATGTTAATTGCAGGAAGTTGAGGAAACCGAGGCAGTCAAGCCAACTAGGATGTTCTTCTATGTATCGGAGTACAAGAAACAAATCAAGCTAGGGACAAGATGTATGATAGCAGACGTTATCGAGACGTTTTTGTCACTGAGCCCAGAGGCAACTAATTCGGAGAGGAGGTGGTTTCAGGAGCATCCACAATTCTGTCACTTGTTCCACAAGCAACTGGATGCAAAAGCCCAAGAAGAGTTCAataggaggaagaagaagaagagttcaaACGACAAGGTTCAGGGAATGTGGATGCTGCTACTGCATACTGCTGATGTTCAGAAGATGAGAGAAGTGTGGTTTGTTGTCAATGGTGTTCCCATCCATTATGGGCTGAGGGAACACGCATTGATATCAGGCCTAAACTGCCGCAACTATCCTCTCGGATACAAGGATTTTGGTGAGAAGAAATTTGCGAAGCGTCATTTCAAGAACGGCAAATCAATAAGGTTGGAGGATGTGAA from Raphanus sativus cultivar WK10039 chromosome 8, ASM80110v3, whole genome shotgun sequence includes:
- the LOC108822377 gene encoding uncharacterized protein At4g37920; the protein is MVSVTCSFAVSSFRSVEFGAPSFCAGSHVRLTTRALQIGQGYILNSKNKRPHRFAVSAVVDDKSVVTPKEKKDESVVVVDEQKMVKVCDKLIEVFMVDKPSPSDWRKLLAFSKEWDSIRPNFYKRCRERADSEDDNPEMKHKVLRLARKLKEVDEDIQRHNELLNVIKTTSPADIGQLVARRRKDFTNEFFDHLHTVAESYYDNPDEQTALASLGKLCIAAVQAYDTSTESIDALNAAEMKLNDIINSPSLDAACRKIDSLAEKNQLDSALVLMITKAWSAAKESNMMKDEVKDILYHLYVTARGNLQRLMPKEVRILKYLLSIEDPEEQVSALQDAFTPGDELEGTDVDYLYTTPEHLQSLIKTVLEAYHFSREGSLVKEAKDLMHPELIAKIEQLKQVVEKKYM